Proteins from one Mugil cephalus isolate CIBA_MC_2020 chromosome 15, CIBA_Mcephalus_1.1, whole genome shotgun sequence genomic window:
- the synj1 gene encoding synaptojanin-1 isoform X10: protein MAFSKGYRIYHKLDPPPYSVIVETRTREECLMFESGAVAVLSAAEKEAIKNTYTKIVDAYGILGVLRLNLGDSMLHSLVVVTGCSSVGKVQDSEVFRVTQTDFISLKNDPADEDRIAEVRKVLNSGHFYFAWSSTGVSMDLSLNAHRRILEDTTDNRFFWNQSLHLHLKHYGVNCDDWLLRLMCGGVEIRTIYAGHKQAKACIFSRLSSERAGTRFNVRGTNDDGQVANFVETEQVIFLDDRVSSFIQIRGSIPLFWEQPGIQVGSHRVKLSRGFEANAPAFERHFTALRRLYGKQVIINLLGSKEGEHMLSKAFQSHLKASEHAAAVKMVNFDYHQNVKGGKADKLHSVLKPYLSKFMEECGFFYYSGETGIVRTQGGTIRTNCLDCLDRTNSVQAFFALEMLPKQLEEMGLTEKPQLVARFQEVFRTMWSANGDSVSKIYAGTGALDGKAKGGKLKDGARSVTRTIQNNFFDSSKQEAIDILRLGSTLNSDLADKARALLTTSSLYVTEPVLQSASPRVLLGMCQNFHKYTRPKQIRVCVGTWNVNGGKQFRSIAFRNQTLNDWLLDAPKKAGHPEFQDSKTNPIDIFAIGFEEMVELNAGNIVSASTTNQKLWAAELQKNISRDHKYVLLASEQLVGVCLFVFIRPQHAPFIRDVAVDTVKTGMGGATGNKGGVAIRLLFHTTSICFVCSHFAAGQSQVKERNDDYNEITRRLSFPMGRLLYSHDYVFWCGDFNYRISLPNEEVKDLIKQQNWDALTAGDQLLDQKNAGLVFRGFIEGKLDFAPTYKYDLFSEDYDTSEKCRTPAWTDRILWKRRKWNFDKTAEEMNVVGASSSSARNEDDPDYPWSPGTLKYYGRAELKTSDHRPVVAVMDVDILEVDPEARHQVYKEVIALQGPPDGTILVSLCTSGPDDYFDDALIDELLDKFAQFGEVILIRFVEEKMWVTFLEGYSALAALSLSASTVLGKVIDIRLKSPGWIRSLEEEMSVERICGSIPTSASSTLLAEDTDMGDDDYDMEGDVDDEVEEILPQHLQPGAGSGPGSSPLPSPRSSPCPSPTHGEPAAPSRPSRAGQPSRPSQDLSPTSLRREFPGPPVDFQPGAPTSQSLEPKRPPPPRPNAPPARPAPPQRPPPPSGGMSPLPVRKGSADCGECPSPLFGRRGSEGPKSPALTRPDAAAGRGQGAAGAPGPAGASRPNIPPRAGVISMPPQSRPTPLSHPGAPRPIPEVHPGAPRPIPDTHPGAPRPVPSGLTKPTDLPLGPPLHSGPPPSLKPQVPSPMQAPMQAPMQPQQAAPPVQSQLPPPMQPTLPAPLLPQQAAALSAAAPAGPQQGLASPKPPPRSRSSHALPPEAAKSETAPAAQLEKPSG from the exons ATGGCCTTCAGCAAGGGATATCGCATCTACCACAAGCTGGATCCGCCACCTTACAGTGTCATAGTGGAAACTAGGACCAGAGAGGAATGCCTCATGTTTGAATCTGGGGCTGTTGCTGTTCTGT CGGCTGCAGAGAAGGAGgccattaaaaatacatacaccAAGATTGTTGATGCATATGGGATTCTGGGTGTCCTTCGTCTAAATCTGG GTgactccatgctccacagcctTGTGGTCGTGACAGGATGCAGCTCTGTGGGCAAGGTGCAGGATTCAGAGGTTTTCAGGGTCACACAGACAGACTTTATATCCCTGAAGAATGATCCAGCGGATGAGGACCGGATAGCCGAGGTGCGAAAAGTCCTCAACTCAGGACACTTCTACTTTGCTTGGTCTTCCACTGGAGTCAGCATGGACTTAAGCCTCAATGCACATCGCAGGATCCTTGAAGACACTACAGATAACCGCTTCTTTTG GAACCAATCTCTGCACCTGCACCTAAAACATTATGGAGTAAACTGTGACGACTGGCTGCTTAGGCTGATGTGTGGCGGCGTAGAGATCAGGACCATCTATGCAGGGCACAAACAGGCCAAGGCGTGCATCTTCTCCCGCCTCAGCTCAGAGCGAGCGGGCACGCGCTTCAATGTGCGAGGAACAAATGATGACGGACAGGTGGCCAACTTTGTGGAGACTGAACAG GTTATTTTCCTGGATGACAGAGTCTCATCCTTCATACAGATCCGCGGGTCCATTCCCCTTTTCTGGGAGCAGCCAGGAATCCAG gttgGTTCACATCGTGTCAAACTCTCAAGGGGATTTGAAGCAAACGCGCCGGCTTTCGAAag ACACTTCACTGCACTGCGGAGGTTGTATGGTAAGCAGGTGATCATAAACCTGCTCGGAAGTAAGGAAGGAGAACACATGCTCAGCAAAGCCTTTCAG AGTCATTTGAAGGCGTCCGAGCATGCCGCAGCGGTGAAAATGGTGAACTTCGACTACCACCAGAATGTTAAGGGTGGCAAGGCAGACAAACTTCACAGTGTCCTCAAACCTTACCTCAGCAAATTCATGGAGGAGTGCGGGTTCTTCTACTACTCTGGAGAAACGGGCATTGTGag GACTCAGGGAGGGACCATCAGGACCAACTGCCTCGACTGCTTGGACAGAACCAACAGCGTCCAAGCCTTTTTTGCTCTTGAG ATGCTGCCGAAGCAGCTGGAAGAAATGGGCCTGACGGAGAAACCGCAGCTGGTGGCCCGGTTCCAGGAGGTTTTTAGGACCATGTGGTCCGCCAACGGCGACTCCGTCAGTAAGATCTACGCAGGCACCGGTGCCCTGGATGGCAAGGCTAAG GGGGGGAAGCTTAAAGACGGAGCGCGCTCTGTGACACGGACCATCCAGAACAACTTCTTCGACAGCTCCAAACAAGAGGCCATAGACATCCTGAGGCTGGGCTCCACGCTCAACAGTGACCTGGCAGACAAAGCCCGGGCCTTGCTCACCACTTCCAGTCTTTATG TCACTGAGCCTGTCTTACAATCAG CCTCCCCGAGAGTGCTGCTGGGGATGTGTCAGAACTTCCACAAATACACGAGGCCCAAGCAGATCCGGGTGTGCGTCGGCACCTGGAATGTTAACGGCGGCAAACAGTTTCGCAGCATTGCCTTCCGCAATCAGACGCTAAACGACTGGCTGCTGGACGCTCCGAAGAAGGCAGGGCATCCTGAGTTCCAGG ACAGCAAAACCAACCCCATAGATATCTTCGCCATCGGCTTTGAGGAAATGGTTGAACTGAATGCCGGTAACATCGTCAGTGCCAG CACTACTAACCAGAAACTATGGGCAGCCGAGCtccaaaaaaacatctcacgAGACCACAAGTATGTTCTGCTCGCTTCAGAGCAGCTGGTGggagtttgtctttttgtcttcatcCGTCCACAGCACGCTCCTTTCATCAG GGACGTAGCTGTAGATACAGTAAAAACCGGAATGGGCGGGGCCACGGGTAATAAAGGGGGAGTGGCCATCCGCCTGTTGTTCCACACCACCAGCATCTGCTTCGTCTGCTCCCACTTCGCTGCTGGCCAGTCACAGGTCAAGGAGAGGAACGACGACTACAATGAAATCACCCGCAGGCTCAGCTTCCCCATG GGTCGTTTGCTGTACTCGCACGACTACGTGTTCTGGTGTGGTGACTTCAACTATCGTATCAGCTTGCCCAATGAGGAAGTGAAGGACCTCATCAAACAGCAGAACTGGGACGCCCTGACGGCTGGAGACCAGTTGTTGGACCAGAAAAATGCTGGTTTG GTCTTCAGAGGTTTTATCGAGGGAAAGTTGGATTTTGCCCCCACCTACAAGTATGACCTGTTCTCAGAGGACTATGACACCAGTGAGAAGTGCCGCACGCCGGCCTGGACCGACCGCATACTttggaagaggagaaagtggaACTTTGACAAAACAG CTGAGGAGATGAATGTAGTCGGTGCATCTTCTTCATCTGCTCGGAATGAGGATGACCCAGACTACCCATGGAGCCCCGGCACCTTGAAGTACTACGGCCGAGCTGAGCTAAAGACCTCAGACCACAG GCCCGTGGTGGCAGTCATGGACGTGGACATCCTGGAGGTCGACCCCGAGGCTCGGCACCAGGTCTACAAAGAGGTCATCGCCCTCCAGGGGCCTCCAGACGGGACCATCCTGGTGTCGCTCTGCACCTCCGGCCCCGATGACTACTTTGACGATGCGCTCATCGACGAGCTGCTGGACAAGTTTGCCCAGTTTGGAGAAGTCATCCTCATCAG gTTTGTTGAGGAGAAGATGTGGGTGACCTTCCTGGAAGGCTACTCTGCTCTGGCTGCTCTGTCTCTCAGTGCTTCCACC GTCCTCGGCAAGGTCATCGACATCCGTCTGAAGAGCCCAGGCTGGATCCggagtctggaggaggaaatgagtgTGGAGAGGATCTGTGGAAGCATTCCCACTTCGGCCAGCTCCACCCTTCTTGCCGAGGACACAGACATGGGGGACGACGATTACGACATGGAAG GCGATGTTGACGATGAGGTGGAGGAGATCCTTCCCCAACACCTCCAGCCTGGAGCGGGCTCTGGCCCCGGatcctcccctcttccctctccccgCAGTAGCCCCTGTCCCTCCCCCACCCATGGAGAACCTGCTGCCCCCAGCAGGCCTAGTCGCGCAGGCCAACCCTCCCGACCGTCACAAG ATTTAAGTCCAACGTCACTGAGGAGAGAGTTTCCAG GGCCCCCTGTTGACTTCCAGCCCGGTGCTCCCACATCTCAAAGCCTGGAGCCCAAACGCCCGCCCCCCCCTCGACCCAATGCCCCTCCAGCCAGACCTGCACCCCCCCAGCGTCCACCCCCACCTTCAG GAGGCATGAGCCCTCTGCCCGTTAGAAAGGGCTCTGCAG ACTGTGGCGAATGTCCCAGCCCTCTGTTTGGTAGGAGAGGCAGTGAAG GACCAAAAAGCCCCGCTCTAACTCGACCGGACGCTGCTGCAG GTCGAGGCCAGGGAGCAGCAGGCGCACCTGGACCTGCAGGTGCTTCCAGACCG AATATCCCTCCTCGGGCCGGGGTGATCAGTATGCCCCCTCAGTCTCGCCCAACACCACTTTCACACCCCGGAGCGCCCAGGCCCATTCCAGAGGTACATCCTGGAGCCCCTCGGCCCATCCCGGACACCCACCCTGGAGCTCCCCGACCCGTGCCCAGTGGCCTGACCAAACCAACCGACCTGCCCCTGG GCCCTCCGCTCCACTCAGGACCGCCTCCATCACTGAAACCCCAGGTCCCGTCGCCCATGCAGGCGCCCATGCAGGCGCCCATGCAGCCCCAACAAGCCGCCCCTCCGGTTCAGTCTCAGCTCCCACCGCCGATGCAGCCCACGCTCCCGGCTCCTCTCCTGCCGCAACAGGCGGCGGCTCTGTCGGCCGCCGCCCCCGCCGGGCCTCAGCAGGGTCTAGCGTCTCCCAAACCCCCGCCACGCTCCCGCTCCTCTCACGCTCTGCCGCCCGAAGCTGCCAAGTCCGAGACAGCCCCAGCTGCACAG
- the slc46a3 gene encoding solute carrier family 46 member 3: protein MKGLYLVEPVVALYAFCSFLIYPLVQQYVYRRLWQELMNTTYPISDNTSRCAPHNSSNQTDFNEVQRQASLFSLYSELLSTIPSLIVTLMLVAYSDRGGRKTPIILPLVGTLLYTLSFLTVSFFELNVYLLIGASLLSSLFGGLGTFLGGCFSYVSDLCEDGSQKTLRMAGLDMMIGLLSGLASISTGYFVRAAGFNWPFLVSALGQCFIILYAVFILEETVKKPPSDGDILDRSVQPSAIKQMVFGVYQMFVGASRRSKTVLALLMVIFTSFTFAYMGAINLVTLYELNAPLCWTEIFIGYGSALSTTVFLTSFVGVLGLTYCGVPQLLIILFGILSVVSGMIVMSFATTTLLMFVARVPMLLTIMPFPVLRSMMSKIVSKSEQGALFAFLSFLESLTGNVSSAVFNSIYAVTVAWYPGFAFQLSAGLCFIPFSVLGVVGLVGVDDPKEVKRQEPVRSDEENLVEDQNDNTPLLG from the exons ATGAAGGGCCTTTACCTTGTGGAGCCGGTGGTGGCTCTGTACGCCTTTTGCAGTTTTCTCATCTATCCGCTTGTGCAGCAGTATGTGTACCGGAGGCTCTGGCAGGAGCTGATGAACACCACCTACCCTATCTCTGACAACACCTCCAGGTGTGCACCGCACAACAGCAGCAAccagacagactttaatgag GTGCAGAGGCAAGCGTCTCTCTTCTCCCTTTACTCAGAGCTCCTCTCCACGATCCCATCTCTAATTGTCACTCTCATGTTGGTGGCTTATAGCGACCGGGGAGGACGCAAGACCCCCATCATTTTGCCTTTGGTCGGCACGCTGCTCTACACACTGAGCTTCCTGACCGTGTCCTTCTTTGAGCTCAATGTTTACTTGCTCATCGGCGCCTCGCTTCTCAGCTCGCTGTTTGGCGGCCTGGGCACTTTTCTGGGGGGCTGTTTCTCGTATGTATCGGACTTGTGCGAGGACGGCAGTCAGAAGACGTTGCGCATGGCCGGACTGGACATGATGATTGGCCTGTTGTCGGGGTTAGCGTCGATATCAACGGGCTACTTTGTGAGAGCCGCAGGCTTCAACTGGCCTTTCCTAGTCTCCGCGCTGGGACAGTGTTTCATCATACTCTATGCAGTTTTCATCCTGGAAGAGACCGTGAAGAAGCCTCCGTCGGATGGCGACATTTTAGATCGCTCTGTTCAGCCGTCGGCCATAAAACAGATGGTGTTTGGGGTCTACCAGATGTTTGTAGGGGCCAGTCGCAGGAGTAAAACAGTTTTGGCCCTCCTGATGGTCATCTTTACCAGCTTCACCTTCGCCTATATGGGTGCGATCAACTTGGTCACACTGTACGAGCTAAACGCGCCGCTGTGCTGGACTGAGATTTTCATCGGCTATGGCTCGGCGCTGTCCACTACAGTGTTCCTGACCAGTTTTGTGGGAGTGCTGGGATTGACATACTGCGGTGTACCTCAGCTCCTCATTATCCTGTTCGGGATCCTGTCTGTCGTGTCCGGCATGATCGTGATGTCATTTGCTACGACCACTTTACTGATGTTTGTAG CGAGGGTGCCGATGCTTCTCACTATCATGCCTTTCCCCGTTCTGCGCTCCATGATGTCAAAGATCGTCTCAAAGTCTGAGCAGG GTGCCCTGTTtgcctttctctcctttctggAGAGTTTAACAGGCAACGTGTCGTCCGCAGTCTTCAACAGTATTTACGCTGTTACGGTGGCGTGGTACCCTGGCTTCGCCTTCCAGTTGTCCGCAGGACTCTGTTTCATTCCTTTTTCTGTCCTGGG gGTGGTAGGTCTAGTAGGAGTGGATGATCCCAAAGAGGTCAAAAGGCAAGAACCTGTGCGCTCAGACGAGGAGAATCTCGTTGAAGATCAGAACGACAACACTCCTCTTCTCGGCTGA